Genomic window (Pseudomonas hydrolytica):
TTCTGACCCTCGCAAAAAGGCCACCTTCGGGTGGCCTTTTTGTTTGTCTGCAGAGCAGTTGCCGCGTTACCTGTACCGACGGTCCGTAGGGTGCGCTGTGCGCACCAGATGGCATATGCAAAGGGACCGAGCCCCCTACAGGCTGGATCTATCAGCATATGCGTAAGCCCGGGGCGGGCAGGGCAGTTGCTGCCAAAGCCGCGTGACTGTCGAGCATGCGACAGCCAGTTGCGCCAGTTCGACAGCTCGTCCGCCAACTGTGCTGCTGACCGGCAGTTTTCGTTAGTATCCGCGCCTTACCGTGTCCGTGGCGTCACAAGCGCCTGGCGATGCCTTTAGTGGTTCGAGCCAAACGCTCGGGCGACGTTTCCCCGATCCCTCAAGGAAACCCCGCAACTCTTCGATTTCCTGTTCGTGGTATTTCCCTTTATGACTCGTTTGCAAGGCTCGGACCTCCTGGCCCTCGGCTTCATGACTTTTGCGCTGTTCCTCGGCGCCGGCAACATCATCTTCCCGCCCAGCGCGGGCCTGGCGGCGGGGGATAACCTGCTGCCGGCGGCACTGGGCTTTCTCCTGACCGGCGTCGGCCTGCCGTTGCTGACGGTGGTCGCCCTGGCTCGTGTCGGTGGCGGTATGGATCTGCTCACCGCGCCGCTGGGCAAGATCGCCGGCGCAACCCTGGCGGTGGCGGTGTACCTGGCCATCGGCCCGCTGTTCGCCACCCCGCGTACCGCCGTGGTGTCGTTCGAGATGGGCATCGCGCCATTCACCGGTAACGAAGGCGCGCCGCTGCTGATCTACACCCTGGTGTATTTCGCGGCCGTGCTGTTCCTTTCGCTCAATCCGGGACAACTGGTCGATCGCATCGGCAAGTTCATCACCCCGGTACTGCTGGCGGCGCTGCTGGTGCTGGGCGGCGCGGCCCTGTTCGCACCGGCCGGCGAGATCGGCACGGCTGCCGAGAGCTATCGCGAGACGCCGCTGGTGCAAGGCTTCCTGCAGGGCTACCTGACCATGGATACCCTGGGCGCGCTGGTCTTCGGTATCGTCATCGCCAGTGCCATTCGTGACCGCGGTGTCAGCGACGCCGGCCTGGTGACCCGTTATTCGGTGATCGCCGGCATCATCGCCGCCATCGGCCTGTCGCTGGTGTACCTGGCGCTGTTCTACCTCGGCGCCACCAGCCAGGGCATCGCGGGCGATGCGCAGAACGGCGTGCAGGTGCTGACCACCTACGTACAGCACACCTTCGGCACCACCGGCAGCCTGTTGCTGGCCGTGGTCATCACCCTGGCGTGCCTGACCACGGCGGTAGGCCTGTTGACCGCTTGCGGCGAGTTCTTCAGCAAGCTGCTGCCGGTTTCCTATCGCAGCGTGGTGATCGCCTTCGGTCTGTTCAGTCTGGTGGTGGCCAACCAGGGCCTGACCCAGCTGATCAGCTTCTCCATCCCGGTGCTGGTCGGTCTGTATCCGCTGGCCATCGTGCTGGTCGCCCTGAGCCTGGCCAATCGCCTGTGGGTTTCCCAGTCGCTGGTCTTCGTGCCGGTGATGGCCGTTACGCTGATCTTCGGTGTGGCTGACGGTGTTGCCGCGACCCCCTGGGCCGACAAGGTTCCCGCCTGGTTCGGGCAGCTGCCGCTGGCCGGTCAGAGCCTGGGCTGGCTGCTGCCGGTGGCGGTGACGCTGGTGCTGGTCGTGGCGCTGGATCGCATCCTCGCGCTGCGTCAGAGCGCAACCGCCTGAGTCGCGCTTCCAACACAAGGGCCGCCCACAAGGCGGCCTTTTTTGTCGACCCCGAAGCAAGGTGCCTGGCTATAATTCGCGGCAGTCCTACAAGGAGTTGGCATGCCCATCAGCGATCAATACCTGCCGCATTTTCTGGCCGCACTCTGGTTCATCTTCTGCTGGGGCGGCTATACCCGCTACGCCTCCTGGAAGGGGCAAACCACACCCTGTCTGGCCAGCGTCCTGCATCTGTACCGTGAGGACTGGATGCGCCGCATGCTGCTGCGCGACAACCGCATCGCCGACGCCAACGTGATCGGCAACCTCGAGCGCAACGCGTCCTTCTTCGCCTCCAGCACCCTGATCATCCTGGCCGGTATCCTCACCGTCCTGGGCGCCTCCGACCGCGCCCTGTCGCTGCTGGCCGACATTCCGTTCGTGCAGCAGGCCAGTCGCGGACTGTCGGAAATCAAGCTCCTGTGCCTGGGCATCATCTTCGTCTACGCCTTCTTCACCTTCAGCTGGTGCATGCGCCAGTACAACTTCGCCGCCGTGCTGGTGGGCTCGGCGCCGATGGTGGGCGAGCGGCATGTCACCGAGCAGGAACGCAAGGCCTTCGCCGAGCGCACCGCGCGGGTGATCTCGATGGCCGCCAACCAGTTCAACTTCGGCCTGCGCGCCTACTATTTCGGCATGGCGACCCTGGCCTGGTTCATCAACCCCTGGTTCTTCATGCTGGTCACCGCCGGTGTGGTCGTGGTGCTGTATCGCCGTGAGTTCCACTCGGACGTTCTGGAAGTAATGGTCTATACCCCAACGCCGGCCGCCGAGGTGGCCAAGGAGAAGAGTGAATGAGCATTCCGTTCTGGTGCGTCTTCATCAGCGCCTTGCTGATCTTCATCGCCAAGGCGCCGGTGGCCAAGGCCATGGCCGAGGAGGGCGGCGGTCGTTACGACAATCACCATCCACGCGCGCAACAGGCACGCCTGACCGGCTTCGGTGCCCGTGCGCTGGCCGCGCATCTGAACAGCATCGAAGCGTTTCCCCTATTCGCCGTCGGCGTGCTGATGGCGCATGTCACCCAGACCTACGGCTTTCTGATCGACCTGCTGGCCATCGTCTTCGTGGTCAGCCGGGTGCTGTATCTGCTGTTCTACTGGTACGACCTGCACTGGCAGCGCAGCCTGGTCTGGGTTGTCGGCCTGCTCTGCAGCCTCTTGCTGATGCTCAGCCCGGCGCTGTGATGCGACAAGGCCCGCGCTAGGCGGGCCTTGTCGTTTGCTCGGGTGCTGAACCTTTATTGGTTCTGCTCGGGCTGACCTTCCGGGGAGCTCAGCGGAGCGTTGGCGCCCGGCTCGTCGGTGCCCGGCATGTCGTCCTGCGGGACCGGCTCATTGGTTTCCGGCAGCGGCGGTTCCGGGGCGGGGGCGGGAGCTGCTGGCTGCGCTTCCGTCGCGGGCGCCGCTGGAGCCTGAGATCTCTCCTCTTCCTTCTTGTCGCAAGCGGCGAGTCCGAGGCCTGCAACCAGGAGCAGGGCGAACGGCAGAGTCTTTTTCATCGTTGAGCCTCCATGTATGGCTTTCGTCATTCATAGGGCTTTGAACTTCAGGTTTTACATTAAGTTCAACTGCACCTGCAGGCGCGACAGGCTGCACGCTGGGCCACGCCGGGGCTGAAGCGCGGCCTGGCGCAAGGTATCATGCGCGGCCTTATCGCATTTACCCCCGTCCAGGTCGCCGTCATGTCGGAAAACACCATCCTCGAGCGCGCCCAGCGCTTTCTTTCTGCCCTGCGCCATTGCCAGGTGCTGGGCATGAGCGTGCAGGGGGCCGACAGTCGCGGCCTGACCCTGCGTCTGCCCTATGCCGCGCACATCGTCGGCAACCCGGACACCGGGGTGATCCACGGTGGCGCCATCACCACGCTGATGGACACCACCTGCGGCATCTCCACCGTCTGCGTGCTGCCGGAGTTCGAGATCTGCCCGACCCTGGATCTGCGCATCGACTACATGCACCCGGCCGAGCCCGGCAAGGATGTGTTCGGCTTTGCCGAGTGCTACCGCGTCACCCCCAACGTGATCTTCACCCGCGGCTATGCCTATCAGGACGATCCCGAGCAGCCGATCGCCCATGTGGTTGGGACCTTCATGCGCATGGGCAAGGCAGCGCAGGGCGCCGGTGGGCTCAAGCAGAACATTCAGCAGGGCGGTGCGGCATGAGCGAACTGAATCTGGAACAACTGGTGGCGCGCGCGCACCAGCAGAACGACTACGACCCGCTGATCAACCTGATCCCCTACGCCAAGCTGCTGGGCATCGAATGCCTGCGCCTGGGCGATGACATGGTCTTTCGCCTGCCGGCCAACCGCGACTGCATCGGCAACCCGGTGCTGCCGGCCCTGCACGGCGGGGTGATCGCCGGTTTCATGGAGCATGCGGCCATGCTTCATCTGCTGATGTTCATGGGCATTCCACATTTGCCGAAAATCATCGACTTCTCGATAGATTACCTGCGCGCCGGCCATTATCGTGACACCTACGCGCAATGCCAGGTCTGGCGCCAGGGGCGACGCGTCGCCAACGTGGCGATCACCGCCTGGCAGACCACCCAGACCGAACCTATCGCCACCGCTCGCGCCCACTTCAAGGTCGATGAGCCTTAAGCAGGCCGGTGGGCCGGGCAGCGCGCGGCAATAATCACAAGGAAACTCTGGATGGATGCGTTGCTGATAATCGGTGGCCTGCTGTTGATGCTGGCCGGGCTGGTCTGGCTGGTCATGCGGGCCTTCGGTACCAGCCTGCTGTGGGGCTGGGGCAGTCTGATTCCACCGATCACCCTGATCTATATCCTGCGTCACTGGGCGCGGGCACGCAGCGCGATGATGCTGGTGGGGCTGGGGGTGATCCCCCTAGTGGTGGGTCTGACCCTGCTGGCCAGCAAGGACGCCGAGCGTCTGGCGGCCATCGTGCGTCTCGACTGGCTCAAGCCCGAGGTGCAGGAGCCGGCCGAGCTGGCCATCGAGCTTTCCGGCCAGCTCAACGGGCAGCCCTTCCGTCCGCAGCAGGGCGAGTTGATCGATGGCGTGCTGAGCCTGCGTGAAGGCCTGGATTTCTTCGCCCAGCGCGAACTGAGCATTCGTCTGCCGCAGCCGGCAAGCGGTGCGGTGCGCGTCGACGTGTTGCCGCAGGACGAAGGCCAGTTGCCGGAGGTGGAACTGAGCTGGCTGCTGCCGGAGCAGGATCTGCCCGAGGCACGGCGCCTGAGCCGCGGCTATACCCTGCATCTGGATCTGCGGCCGCAGGCGCCCAATCGTCTGGTGGGCGACTTCCATCTGGTCCTGCCGCCGCGGTTCAAGACCAGCCTGAGCGGCCGTGTGGAGCTGTACAGCGATCGGCTGCGTTATGTGGGCGACGACGTGGATCGCAGTTTCGACTCGCGCGACACCATCGCCCACGTGCTGCAGGACTACCTGCAGAGGCGCTTCGCCAGCCGTGACGTGCGTGAGCTGAAAGTGCCACCGTTCACCTTCGAAGGCGACAGTCTGGAGCTGCAGGTCGAAGCGCTGATCGACCAGCGCAGTGAACGCCTGCCGATTCGTCTGCACAAGCGCCCGGCACAGGGCTGGGCGGTCGAGGGCGATCGCTTCGCGCCGCTGCCGGCCGTGGCCGAGGCGCCGCCTGCGTCGCAGATTGAAGCTGCGCCTGCAGAGGAGCGCGTCAGTCGCCCGGCAGACCGACGCCAGCGCTTCAGCCTGGCGCGTCTGCAACGCAATCCCGAGCAGTACCGTAACCTCAGCATGCGCCTGAGCCGCGCCAGTGGCGGCACCGTTGAGGGGCGTTTCGTCGGCATCGATGCCGACGGCAGCATTCGTCTGGCCCAGCAGATGGGCAGTGGCGGCGGGCAGGCCAGCTTCAGTTTCCAACCGGAAGAAATCGGCCGTCTGGAGCTGCTCGAACCCTAAGCCCTTGAAATTGATCGTACTGCCCCCATCTGCAGGACATCCGCCGCTCGCGCGGCATAGTCCTGCATGTGGAGTTAGACGACCATGAGTGTGGAAACTCAAAAAGAGACCCTGGGCTTCCAGACCGAGGTGAAGCAGCTGCTGCACCTGATGATCCATTCGCTGTACTCGAACAAGGAAATCTTCCTGCGCGAGTTGATCTCCAACGCCTCCGACGCCGCCGACAAGCTGCGTTTCGAGGCGCTGGCCAAGCCCGAGCTGCTCGAAGGCGGCGCCGAGCTGAAAATTCGCCTGAGCTTCGACAAGGACGCCAAGACCGTCACCCTCGAAGACAACGGCATCGGCATGAGCCGCGATGAAGTCATCGCGCATCTGGGCACCATCGCCAAGTCCGGTACCGCCGACTTCCTCAAGAACCTCTCCGGCGATCAGAAGAAGGATTCGCACCTTATCGGTCAGTTCGGTGTGGGCTTCTACTCGGCCTTTATCGTCGCCGACAAGGTGGACGTCTTCACCCGTCGTGCCGGCCTGTCGGCCGCCGAGGGCGTGCACTGGGCGTCGCAAGGCGAGGGCGAGTTCGAGGTCGCCACCGTCGACAAGGCCGAGCGCGGTACTCGCATCGTCCTGCACCTGAAAGCTGGCGAAGAAGAGTTCGCCGACGGCTGGCGCCTGCGCAACATCGTCAAGAAGTACTCCGACCATATCGCGCTGCCCATCGAACTGCCGAAAGAGCACTACGGTGAGGAGAAGGACAAGCCGGCCGAGGTCGAGTGGGAAACCGTCAACCGCGCCAGTGCCCTGTGGACCCGCCCGCGTGCCGAGGTCAAGGACGAGGAATACCAGGAGTTCTACAAGCACGTCGCCCATGACTTCGAGAACCCGCTGACCTGGAGCCACAACAAGGTCGAGGGCAAGCTGGAATACACCTCGCTGCTCTATGTGCCGAGTCGCGCTCCGTTCGATCTGTACCATCGCGAAGCGCCCAAGGGCCTCAAGCTCTACGTGCAGCGCGTGTTCATCATGGACCAGGCCGACGAGTTCCTGCCGCTGTACCTGCGCTTCATCAAGGGCGTGGTGGATTCCAACGACCTGTCGCTGAACGTTTCCCGCGAGATCCTGCAGAAGGACCCGGTGATCGATTCGATGAAGTCGGCGCTGACCAAGCGCGTACTGGACATGCTGGAGAAGCTGGCCAAGGACAAGCCCGAAGAATACAAGGCGTTCTGGAAGGCCTTCGGCCAGGTGCTCAAGGAAGGCCCGGCGGAAGACTTCGCCAACAAGGAGAAGATCGCCGGTCTCTTGCGCTTCGCCTCCACCGCCGGCGAGGGCGACGAGCAGTCGGTGTCGCTGGCCGACTACCTGGGCCGGGTCAAGGACGGTCAGGACAAGATCTACTACCTCACCGGCGAATCCTACGCGCAGATCAAGAACAGCCCGCACCTGGAAGTCTTCCGCAAGAAGGGCATCGAAGTGCTGCTGCTCACCGACCGCATCGACGAGTGGCTGATGAGCTACCTGACCGAGTTCGACGGCAAGCAGTTCGTCGACGTGGCCCGTGGCGACCTGGACCTGGGAAAGCTGGACTCGGAAGAGGACAAGAAGGCCCAGGAAGAGGTGGCCAAGGCCAAGGAAGGGTTGATCGAGCGTCTTAAAGGCGCGCTGGGTGAACAGGTCAAGGAGGTGCGCGTGTCGCATCGCCTGACCGATTCGCCGGCGATCCTCGCCATCGGCGATCAGGACCTGGGTCTGCAGATGCGCCAGATTCTCGAGGCCAGCGGACAGAAGGTGCCCGAGTCCAAGCCGATCTTCGAGTTCAACCCGAGCCACCCGCTGATCGAGCGACTGGATGCCGAGGCCGACGAAGACCGTTTCGTCGACCTGACACACATCCTCTTCGATCAGGCCGCGCTGGCCGCCGGCGACAGCTTGAAGGACCCGGCCGCTTATGTGCAGCGCTTGAACAAACTGCTGGTGGAACTGTCCGCCTGACTGGCCACGCTGTAGAAAAGCCCGCTTCGGCGGGCTTTTTTATGGCTCTGCGCACTCTTGCAGGACAAACGAGCCAGTGCCGCAGATGGCGCAAGCGTTCGCCAGGCGCTTGCCCTGGCTAGTGCGGAAATACACTGGACCGGGCTTGGGGGTACTCTGACACGTCCTGTGTCAAACCCGTGCCCCCGCGGCTTGGTCATCGCCGGTTGCAGGGCTATGTTTAGGGGCCAACCCTTGCGAAGGAAGGCCTCTCCATGCAGAAGAAGACACTGGTTCCCCTGTTATGCGCCGCATTCGCCGGTCTTGCCGACGCGGCTGTCGTGACCAAGACGATTGCCTACGAGATCGAGGGCGAAGCTTTCGAAGGCGTGCTGGTATACGACGACTCGGTGACCACGCCGCGCCCGGGGCTGCTCGCCGTGCCCAACTGGATGGGGGTGAACGAGGACACCGTGGCCAAGGCTGCCCGTGCGGCGGGCGACAAGTACGTGGTGTTCGTCGCCGACATGTACGGCAAGTCGATTCGTCCGAGCAACGCCGAAGAAGCGGGGGCCGCGGCCACTGCCGTGCGCGCCGATCGTCCGCTGATGCGCAAGCGTGCTCAGGCGGCGGTCGAGGTGCTCAAGGCGCAGAGCGGCGAGGTGGCGCTGGATCTCGACAGGCTCGGCGCCATCGGCTTCTGCTTCGGCGGCGGCACGGTGCTGGAACTCGCGCGTTCAGGCGCGCCGCTCAAGGGCTTCGTGTCCTTCCACGGCAATCTGGACACGCCCAACCCGAGTGATGCGAAGAACATTCAGGCGCCGGTGCTGGTGCTGCACGGTGCCGATGATCCGGCCGTGCCGCAGGAGCAGGTCGACGGCTTCATCGCCGAAATGAAGGCGGCCAAGACCGACTGGCAACTGGTCAGCTACGGCGGCGCGGTGCACTCGTTCACCAACCCCAAGGCCAACGTGCCGGGGCGCAACGAATACCACCCGGTGGTGGCCGCGCGGGCCTTCAAGGCGATGAACGATCTGTTCGACGAGGTCTTCGCCAAGCAGTGAGGGCGGGTTGCAGCCAGGGCCTGAACGAAAGGCTGCGCTCATCGGGCGCAGCCTTTTTTCATGCTCACTGCGCCGGCAGTACGGCGATGTCGATGATGCCGTCCGGCAGCTCGGCCACCTCTCCCAGGGTGGTGGGCTTGCCGCTGGCCAGATCGAGCTGATGCAGGGTCTTGCCGGTCAGCACGTAGGCGGTGTTGCCACCCTTGCCATCGCTGGCGATATCCATGGCGGCCGCCTCTAGGCCATCGGCGACCTTGCCGACCAGTTGCTGCACGCCGTCGTTTGGCGGGTTCTGCAGCATCAGGCCGGCGCTGGCCAGGTCGATGTTGTACAGCGCGGTGCTTTGCGTGCCGGCATAGGCATTGGTGTAGGCGCCGGCGACCACCTTGGGCTGCTGACCGGCGTAAGGGCCGTCGGCGGCGTAGGCGAGCTTGCCGTCCACGGCCACTTCACCGGTATCGACATTCACCCGCAGGCTGGTGCCGTCCGGGCCGAGCAGGCGCAGGCGGTCGGCCACCGGGTTGAAGTCGACCACGGCCTGGCCGCTGCCTGACAGCGCGGTTTGCAGTTTGCTGCCTGCGGTCGCCTGACCGCTGGCGGCGTCGAGGGTGTAGAGCTGATCGGTGCCGCTCAGGGCATAGAGCTGACCGTTGGCGGGGCGCACATCCAGGCCGCGCAGGTCGCTGGCGCCGCTGACCGCCATGCTGGCAGTGACCTTGAGGCTGGCGACATCGACCTTGTACAGCGTGCCATCGGCGCTCAGTGCGAGCAGTTCGGTGGCGCCGGCGGCACCTGCGCCCAGAGTCAGCAGGCCGGCGGTGCAGAGGGAAGTGATGCGTTTCATGTGGGTTCCTCGTGAAGATTTCAGCATCGAGACGAAGCCGGCTGGCCGGTTTCGCAGGTGCCTCGACGAAACACCTGTGAGCTATACCCGCGAGGAATGGAGCTGGATGTCGGCGGCTGAAAATTTTTTCAAGCGGCTTGCCGGCCGAGCGGCCGGCAAGCGCTATCAATTGGCGCTGGCCAGCACGGCTCGACCGATATAGAGCACCGGGCCACTGGGGCGGTCGTAGGGCGAGCCACCGGCCGGCTCCAGCGTCAGCTCGAACAGCTGGCCCGCCTGCACCGCGCCGATCTGCTCGGCAGGCAGGCGCAGCGGCTTGCCGGCCTCGACCAGGCCCAGCGAGCGCGGGCCTTCGGCCGGATCGACCAGCGTCCAGAACTGCAGGGCGCGGCCTTCCGGCACCTGGTCGGCGACCAGCGGATCGAGCAGCAGCGTGCCATCGCTGCCAACCTGGATGACCCAGCCTGGCTGGGCCGCCTCGCCGGGCTGCTGCAGCACCACGGTGTAGCGTTCGCCCACGCTGTCCGGGCTGCGCAGGATCGGCAGCAGCACGGCGACCAGCAGGGCAACGGCCAGTGTGGCGGCGGTCAGGCGCCAGGCCGGCAGGCTGTTCCACCAGTTGGCCAGGGCGCCCGGGCGTGGCTCATCCTGCAGGCCCAGGCTGCGGCGGATTCGCATCCAGAGTGCCGGGGAGGGGGCCTGTGCCGGCAACCGGTCGCTCAGTTCGAGAAAGTGGCGCTCCCAATCCAGGGCCATGCGGGCGGCCTTCTCATCCTCTTCGAGCAACTGGCGCACCTCGGCGGCTTCAGGTTCGTCGAGCAGGCCGAGCAGGTATTCGCCGATCAGGGCGCGGCGTTCTTCGGGGTCATGCGGAATCATGCTTGCAGACACTCCTGCAGCGCGCGCAGGCCGGCGCGGATACGGCCCTTGATGGTGCCCAGCGGTGTGCTCAGGCGGCGGGCGATCTGCTCGTGGGTCAGGCCACGGTAGAAGGCCAGCAGAATCGGATGGCGGCGCGGCCTTTCCAGGCGCTGCAGGCAACTGCGCAGCAGGCGCTGCTCGGATTGCTGCAGCGCCTGTGCCTCGGCCTGCGGGCTGTCGTCCAGCATGCGCTCGATGAAGTCATCGTCCACCTCGATCTGATGCCCGCCGCTGCGCAGGGCGTTGAGCACGCGGTAGCGCAGGATGCTGTGCACCCAGGCGCGACCGCTGCCCAGATCGCGTCGATAGCGCGCGGCGTGCTGCCAGATGCGTACGAACGCGTCGTGCAGACAATCCTCGGCCATATCGCGGCGGCCCAGCATGCTGATGGCCAGGCCGAGCAGTTGCCCGGCCTCCTGCCGGTAGAGCGCCTGGAAGGCGCGCTCGTCGCCACGCGCGCAGGCTTCCAGGGTGCTTTCGTAATCGAAGTCGCGATCTGCCATGGGTCATCCGTTGGCCTGAGAAATCCGCCTGCAGCTTATACCCGCGAGCGGGCGTGCTGGATCACGCAGGCGTAACAAAAAACGGCGGAGATGATGGCCGTTCAGGGACGCGCCAGCCCATAAGCCTCATCGAGAGAAACCCAGCGCTGCAGCGGCCCCTTGCGCGAGGCGTAGCGGATCAGCAGCCAGTTTCCTTGCTGCTCCAGCACCTCGCAGACGTCACCCTCGATCAGGTAGGCCCTGGTCCGGCTCGCCGAGGAGGGGCGATACGAAAGCAAGTTTGTGACAGGCGCCGCCTGGCGCCTGTGTTCGATGGTCGGTTCAGCGCGGCAGTTCGATGCGCGTGGTTTCGCCGGGGACCTGCGGCCAGTCGCCTGCGGCCCAGCGCTGGCGGGCCTGGTCGATCAGTTCGGGGGTGCTGGCGACGAAGTTCCAGTTCATTCGCCGTGGGCCGATGGGTTCGCCGCCGATCAGCGCCAGGTGGCATTCGCCGCAGGCGCTGAGCAGTGGCGTTTCACCCGCCGGGATCACCGCCATGGTGTGGCGGGGCAGGGTTTCGCCATCGAGCTCGGCTTCGCCGTCGATCAGATACAGGGCGCGTTCGCTGTGCTCGGCCGGGATCAGCAGGCTGGCGCCGGCGCTCAGGCGCAGCTCGGCGTAGAGCGTCGGCGAACGTACCGGTACCGGCGACTCGAGACAGAAGCCACTGCCGGCGATCAGGGTGATCTGCACGCCCATGGCATCGCTGCGTGGCAGCGACGCGGCAGGGTGGTAGCTGTAGGCCGGATCGCACTGTTCTTCGGCCTCCGGCAGCGCCAGCCAGACCTGCAGACCGTGGGCCCGCTTGTTCTGCCCGAGCTGTTCGGGCGGCGTGCGCTCGACATGGGCCACCGCGCGCCCTGCGGTCATCCAGCTGACGTCGCCGGGGCCGACCAGCTGATCGGAGCCCAGGCTGTCCTTGTGCTGCAGCTGGCCTTCGAACAGGTAGGTGAGGGTGGACAGGCCGATATGCGGATGCTGGGCGATGTTCAAGCCGCTGCCGGCGGGGTAGTCCTGCTCCAGCATGTGATCGAAGAACACGAAGGGGCCGATGCTGCGAAAGCGTGCCGAGGGCAGGGG
Coding sequences:
- a CDS encoding DUF4394 domain-containing protein — protein: MKRITSLCTAGLLTLGAGAAGATELLALSADGTLYKVDVASLKVTASMAVSGASDLRGLDVRPANGQLYALSGTDQLYTLDAASGQATAGSKLQTALSGSGQAVVDFNPVADRLRLLGPDGTSLRVNVDTGEVAVDGKLAYAADGPYAGQQPKVVAGAYTNAYAGTQSTALYNIDLASAGLMLQNPPNDGVQQLVGKVADGLEAAAMDIASDGKGGNTAYVLTGKTLHQLDLASGKPTTLGEVAELPDGIIDIAVLPAQ
- a CDS encoding MFS transporter, with translation MDALLIIGGLLLMLAGLVWLVMRAFGTSLLWGWGSLIPPITLIYILRHWARARSAMMLVGLGVIPLVVGLTLLASKDAERLAAIVRLDWLKPEVQEPAELAIELSGQLNGQPFRPQQGELIDGVLSLREGLDFFAQRELSIRLPQPASGAVRVDVLPQDEGQLPEVELSWLLPEQDLPEARRLSRGYTLHLDLRPQAPNRLVGDFHLVLPPRFKTSLSGRVELYSDRLRYVGDDVDRSFDSRDTIAHVLQDYLQRRFASRDVRELKVPPFTFEGDSLELQVEALIDQRSERLPIRLHKRPAQGWAVEGDRFAPLPAVAEAPPASQIEAAPAEERVSRPADRRQRFSLARLQRNPEQYRNLSMRLSRASGGTVEGRFVGIDADGSIRLAQQMGSGGGQASFSFQPEEIGRLELLEP
- a CDS encoding MAPEG family protein, yielding MSIPFWCVFISALLIFIAKAPVAKAMAEEGGGRYDNHHPRAQQARLTGFGARALAAHLNSIEAFPLFAVGVLMAHVTQTYGFLIDLLAIVFVVSRVLYLLFYWYDLHWQRSLVWVVGLLCSLLLMLSPAL
- the brnQ gene encoding branched-chain amino acid transport system II carrier protein, with product MTRLQGSDLLALGFMTFALFLGAGNIIFPPSAGLAAGDNLLPAALGFLLTGVGLPLLTVVALARVGGGMDLLTAPLGKIAGATLAVAVYLAIGPLFATPRTAVVSFEMGIAPFTGNEGAPLLIYTLVYFAAVLFLSLNPGQLVDRIGKFITPVLLAALLVLGGAALFAPAGEIGTAAESYRETPLVQGFLQGYLTMDTLGALVFGIVIASAIRDRGVSDAGLVTRYSVIAGIIAAIGLSLVYLALFYLGATSQGIAGDAQNGVQVLTTYVQHTFGTTGSLLLAVVITLACLTTAVGLLTACGEFFSKLLPVSYRSVVIAFGLFSLVVANQGLTQLISFSIPVLVGLYPLAIVLVALSLANRLWVSQSLVFVPVMAVTLIFGVADGVAATPWADKVPAWFGQLPLAGQSLGWLLPVAVTLVLVVALDRILALRQSATA
- a CDS encoding anti-sigma factor, which codes for MIPHDPEERRALIGEYLLGLLDEPEAAEVRQLLEEDEKAARMALDWERHFLELSDRLPAQAPSPALWMRIRRSLGLQDEPRPGALANWWNSLPAWRLTAATLAVALLVAVLLPILRSPDSVGERYTVVLQQPGEAAQPGWVIQVGSDGTLLLDPLVADQVPEGRALQFWTLVDPAEGPRSLGLVEAGKPLRLPAEQIGAVQAGQLFELTLEPAGGSPYDRPSGPVLYIGRAVLASAN
- a CDS encoding sigma-70 family RNA polymerase sigma factor: MADRDFDYESTLEACARGDERAFQALYRQEAGQLLGLAISMLGRRDMAEDCLHDAFVRIWQHAARYRRDLGSGRAWVHSILRYRVLNALRSGGHQIEVDDDFIERMLDDSPQAEAQALQQSEQRLLRSCLQRLERPRRHPILLAFYRGLTHEQIARRLSTPLGTIKGRIRAGLRALQECLQA
- a CDS encoding PaaI family thioesterase, coding for MSELNLEQLVARAHQQNDYDPLINLIPYAKLLGIECLRLGDDMVFRLPANRDCIGNPVLPALHGGVIAGFMEHAAMLHLLMFMGIPHLPKIIDFSIDYLRAGHYRDTYAQCQVWRQGRRVANVAITAWQTTQTEPIATARAHFKVDEP
- the htpG gene encoding molecular chaperone HtpG; its protein translation is MSVETQKETLGFQTEVKQLLHLMIHSLYSNKEIFLRELISNASDAADKLRFEALAKPELLEGGAELKIRLSFDKDAKTVTLEDNGIGMSRDEVIAHLGTIAKSGTADFLKNLSGDQKKDSHLIGQFGVGFYSAFIVADKVDVFTRRAGLSAAEGVHWASQGEGEFEVATVDKAERGTRIVLHLKAGEEEFADGWRLRNIVKKYSDHIALPIELPKEHYGEEKDKPAEVEWETVNRASALWTRPRAEVKDEEYQEFYKHVAHDFENPLTWSHNKVEGKLEYTSLLYVPSRAPFDLYHREAPKGLKLYVQRVFIMDQADEFLPLYLRFIKGVVDSNDLSLNVSREILQKDPVIDSMKSALTKRVLDMLEKLAKDKPEEYKAFWKAFGQVLKEGPAEDFANKEKIAGLLRFASTAGEGDEQSVSLADYLGRVKDGQDKIYYLTGESYAQIKNSPHLEVFRKKGIEVLLLTDRIDEWLMSYLTEFDGKQFVDVARGDLDLGKLDSEEDKKAQEEVAKAKEGLIERLKGALGEQVKEVRVSHRLTDSPAILAIGDQDLGLQMRQILEASGQKVPESKPIFEFNPSHPLIERLDAEADEDRFVDLTHILFDQAALAAGDSLKDPAAYVQRLNKLLVELSA
- a CDS encoding dienelactone hydrolase family protein, encoding MQKKTLVPLLCAAFAGLADAAVVTKTIAYEIEGEAFEGVLVYDDSVTTPRPGLLAVPNWMGVNEDTVAKAARAAGDKYVVFVADMYGKSIRPSNAEEAGAAATAVRADRPLMRKRAQAAVEVLKAQSGEVALDLDRLGAIGFCFGGGTVLELARSGAPLKGFVSFHGNLDTPNPSDAKNIQAPVLVLHGADDPAVPQEQVDGFIAEMKAAKTDWQLVSYGGAVHSFTNPKANVPGRNEYHPVVAARAFKAMNDLFDEVFAKQ
- a CDS encoding DUF599 domain-containing protein, with protein sequence MPISDQYLPHFLAALWFIFCWGGYTRYASWKGQTTPCLASVLHLYREDWMRRMLLRDNRIADANVIGNLERNASFFASSTLIILAGILTVLGASDRALSLLADIPFVQQASRGLSEIKLLCLGIIFVYAFFTFSWCMRQYNFAAVLVGSAPMVGERHVTEQERKAFAERTARVISMAANQFNFGLRAYYFGMATLAWFINPWFFMLVTAGVVVVLYRREFHSDVLEVMVYTPTPAAEVAKEKSE
- a CDS encoding PaaI family thioesterase; translated protein: MSENTILERAQRFLSALRHCQVLGMSVQGADSRGLTLRLPYAAHIVGNPDTGVIHGGAITTLMDTTCGISTVCVLPEFEICPTLDLRIDYMHPAEPGKDVFGFAECYRVTPNVIFTRGYAYQDDPEQPIAHVVGTFMRMGKAAQGAGGLKQNIQQGGAA